A single window of Periophthalmus magnuspinnatus isolate fPerMag1 chromosome 9, fPerMag1.2.pri, whole genome shotgun sequence DNA harbors:
- the ssh1a gene encoding protein phosphatase Slingshot homolog 1 isoform X2, protein MDFGSDDERRANQSLSESFFMVKGAALFLQQGSSHPNQKSHPQYKHAGDLPQHLQVMINILRSEDRIKLAVRLESAWSDRVRYMVVVYTSGRQDTEENILLGIDFTNKDCKSCSVGMVLPLWSDAKIHLDGDGGFTVSTANRTHVFKPVSVQAMWSALQVLHKACEVSRRFNYFPGGMSLTWTGYYDSCISSEQSCINEWNAMKDLETTRPDSPIMFDDKPTQRERTECLIKSTLRSIMTCQDLENVTCKQIRTELEQHMNCNLKEYKEFIDNEMLLILGQMDKATLIFDHVYLGSEWNASNLEELKETGVGYILNVTREIDNFFPGTFNYHNVRVYDEDSTDLLAHWNDTYNFIVKAKKNHSKCLVHCKMGVSRSASTVIAYAMKEYGWSLEKSYNFVKQKRSITRPNAGFMKQLAEYEGILDASKQRHNKLWQPGLDCEMSEGMLVTGQCEADEHVMPEPSMSPCCEEALSDKGAACLPRPTVSLQIDPAYNNYYFRRLSDSALDSEPSTPVRGPPLLGMERVFIEIEDVERDALLDDESFVGQEGLPLSHFGPSAECTSAQTGSRGAEPLEELRKRLECSTVEEEDEEEAQKEEAEMEVLMQPEKESERTEGDSDGNGMDLAAMNDNSNNNNFLSLPPNPKDCISERLVPSVDCCESMDSPSLTTLCLNWSPSRVFSASVCSVQSTSEGFASPAGEVGPWCKCANCALSPNGTHDDKKVKSQKSESKMRHTAEDFSETLPKLMKLDYQEEKLALAYPGQQQETLVQLRKSGLVRRRAERLERLSGLTQEHLSPLKPLHTCQMSKKISFHSGEEEFSCVTGDFSSTPCHRQVHLEPLLLPLNNEALMGLVDSGLLTPASSPRGSTLTRSSSSESLSSVKGRPGLVRQRAQEIETRMRLAGLTLPSKLKRSNSLAKLDGLNFSSEDLCSGCSSDAGTLLLLSLSHEQESGLKWHSNPASTFSELCKEYQSPEKRLAWEPHS, encoded by the exons ATG GACTTTGGTAGTGATGATGAAAGACGAGCCAACCAGAG TCTAAGTGAGAGCTTCTTCATGGTGAAGGGGGCTGCCCTTTTCTTGCAGCAGGGCAGCAGTCATCCAAACCAGAAAAGTCATCCTCAATACAAACATGCAG GTGATCTTCCTCAGCACCTGCAGGTGATGATAAATATTCTCCGCTCAGAGGACAGAATCAAACTG GCAGTGCGGCTGGAGAGCGCATGGTCTGATCGAGTGAGGTACATGGTTGTTGTGTACACCAGTGGTCGACAGGACACGGAGGAAAACATTTTACTGGGAATTGACTTTACCAACAAAGATTG TAAAAGCTGTTCAGTAGGCATGGTTCTACCTTTGTGGAGTGATGCAAAGATTCATCTGGATGGAGATGG GGGTTTCACAGTGAGCACAGCAAATAGGACTCATGTTTTTAAACCTGTGTCCGTGCAAGCCATGTG GTCGGCACTCCAGGTGTTGCACAAAGCGTGCGAGGTGTCACGCCGATTCAACTACTTCCCGGGAGGAATGTCCCTCACCTGGACAGGCTACTATGACAGTTGTATTTCATCGGAACAGAGCTGCATCAATGAGTGGAATGCCATGAAGGACTTGGAGACAACAAGACCGGATTCTCCAATCATGTTTGATGACAA GCCTACACAGAGGGAAAGAACAGAATGTCTCATTAAATCTACACTCAGAAGCATTATGACATGCCAAGATCTGGAGAACGTGACTTGTAAACAG ATCCGCACAGAGTTGGAGCAGCACATGAACTGTAACCTCAAAGAGTATAAAGAGTTTATTGACAATGAAATGCTGCTGATATTGGGTCAGATGGACAAAGCCACTCTCATCTTTGATCATGTTTACCTG GGATCTGAATGGAATGCATCTAATTTGGAGGAGCTTAAAGAAACAGG GGTGGGCTATATTCTCAATGTTACTAGGGAGATTGATAACTTTTTTCCTGGTACATTTAATTATCACAATGTAAGAGTCTATGATGAAGACTCCACTGACCTCTTGGCCCATTGGAATGACACATACAACTTCATTGTCAAAGCAAA AAAGAATCACTCAAAATGTCTTGTCCACTGTAAGATGGGTGTCAGCCGATCAGCATCCACTGTCATTGCATACGCAATGAAGGAATATGGTTGGTCGCTAGAGAAATCTTACAATTTTGTTAAGCAGAAACGAAGTATTACACGTCCAAATGCTGGTTTTATGAAACAACTAGCGGAATATGAAGGCATTTTGGATGCCAG taaacaACGGCACAATAAGCTGTGGCAGCCAGGCTTGGACTGTGAGATGTCTGAAGGGATGCTGGTCACAGGTCAGTGTGAAGCAGACGAGCACGTGATGCCGGAGCCGTCCATGTCTCCTTGCTGTGAAGAAGCGCTGTCAGATAAAGGGGCTGCTTGTCTGCCACGCCCTACTGTTTCTCTACAAATTGACCCAGCCtataacaattattattttcGCCGACTATCAGACTCGGCACTAGATAGTGAACCCTCAACCCCAGTGCGTGGACCTCCCCTTTTGGGTATGGAAAGGGTGTTCATAGAGATTGAAGATGTGGAGCGGGACGCATTACTGGACGATGAGTCTTTTGTTGGACAAGAAGGCCTGCCCCTGTCACACTTTGGGCCCTCAGCTGAGTGCACCTCTGCTCAAACAGGCAGCCGTGGGGCTGAGCCTCTGGAAGAACTACGCAAGAGGCTAGAGTGTAGTACagtggaagaggaggatgaggaagaagCACAAAAGGAAGAAGCAGAAATGGAGGTGCTTATGCAACCAGaaaaagaaagtgagagaacGGAAGGAGACAGTGATGGAAATGGGATGGACCTAGCAGCAATGAATGACAactcaaacaacaacaactttttgAGCTTACCACCCAACCCCA AGGACTGTATTTCAGAAAGACTGGTTCCATCTGTTGATTGCTGTGAATCCATGGACTCTCCCTCCCTGACTACACTTTGCCTTAACTGGAGTCCTAGCAGGGTCTTTAGTGCTTCAGTCTGTTCTGTCCAGTCTACCTCTGAGGGCTTTGCGTCCCCAGCCGGTGAGGTTGGTCCCTGGTGTAAATGTGCCAACTGTGCCCTCTCGCCTAATGGAACTCATGATGACAAAAAAGTTAAATCTCAAAAGTCTGAGAGTAAGATGAGGCATACAGCTGAAGATTTTTCTGAGACTTTGCCCAAACTTATGAAGCTGGATTATCAAGAGGAGAAGCTTGCGCTAGCCTATCCGGGACAACAACAGGAGACTCTTGTGCAACTTAGAAAGTCTGGCTTGGTTCGCCGCCGTGCTGAAAGACTAGAAAGACTTTCTGGGTTAACTCAAGAACATTTGTCACCCCTGAAGCCTTTGCACACATGTCAAATGTCCAAAAAGATCTCCTTTCATTCTGGTGAAGAGGAGTTTTCTTGTGTCACAGGAGATTTCTCCTCAACGCCATGCCATCGCCAAGTGCATTTAGAGCCATTGCTGTTGCCATTGAACAACGAGGCCTTGATGGGGTTAGTGGATTCTGGTTTGCTCACACCAGCCTCCTCTCCTCGTGGCTCCACATTGACGCGCAGCTCCAGCAGTGAGAGTCTGAGCAGTGTCAAAGGCAGGCCCGGTCTGGTGCGTCAGAGAGCACAGGAAATAGAGACCCGCATGCGCCTTGCCGGCCTAACACTGCCCTCAAAGCTGAAACGCTCCAACTCGCTGGCCAAATTAGATGGCCTTAACTTCTCCTCTGAAGACCTATGTTCAGGTTGTTCATCTGATGCAGGGACACTGTTGctactctctctgtctcatgaaCAAGAGTCTGGTCTAAAGTGGCACTCCAACCCTGCCTCAACCTTCTCTGAGCTATGCAAGGAGTATCAAAGTCCAGAGAAAAGACTAGCCTGGGAGCCACACAGCTGA
- the ssh1a gene encoding protein phosphatase Slingshot homolog 1 isoform X1, with the protein MALVTLQRSPTPSAASSASTATTAAGEDFGSDDERRANQSLSESFFMVKGAALFLQQGSSHPNQKSHPQYKHAGDLPQHLQVMINILRSEDRIKLAVRLESAWSDRVRYMVVVYTSGRQDTEENILLGIDFTNKDCKSCSVGMVLPLWSDAKIHLDGDGGFTVSTANRTHVFKPVSVQAMWSALQVLHKACEVSRRFNYFPGGMSLTWTGYYDSCISSEQSCINEWNAMKDLETTRPDSPIMFDDKPTQRERTECLIKSTLRSIMTCQDLENVTCKQIRTELEQHMNCNLKEYKEFIDNEMLLILGQMDKATLIFDHVYLGSEWNASNLEELKETGVGYILNVTREIDNFFPGTFNYHNVRVYDEDSTDLLAHWNDTYNFIVKAKKNHSKCLVHCKMGVSRSASTVIAYAMKEYGWSLEKSYNFVKQKRSITRPNAGFMKQLAEYEGILDASKQRHNKLWQPGLDCEMSEGMLVTGQCEADEHVMPEPSMSPCCEEALSDKGAACLPRPTVSLQIDPAYNNYYFRRLSDSALDSEPSTPVRGPPLLGMERVFIEIEDVERDALLDDESFVGQEGLPLSHFGPSAECTSAQTGSRGAEPLEELRKRLECSTVEEEDEEEAQKEEAEMEVLMQPEKESERTEGDSDGNGMDLAAMNDNSNNNNFLSLPPNPTDCISERLVPSVDCCESMDSPSLTTLCLNWSPSRVFSASVCSVQSTSEGFASPAGEVGPWCKCANCALSPNGTHDDKKVKSQKSESKMRHTAEDFSETLPKLMKLDYQEEKLALAYPGQQQETLVQLRKSGLVRRRAERLERLSGLTQEHLSPLKPLHTCQMSKKISFHSGEEEFSCVTGDFSSTPCHRQVHLEPLLLPLNNEALMGLVDSGLLTPASSPRGSTLTRSSSSESLSSVKGRPGLVRQRAQEIETRMRLAGLTLPSKLKRSNSLAKLDGLNFSSEDLCSGCSSDAGTLLLLSLSHEQESGLKWHSNPASTFSELCKEYQSPEKRLAWEPHS; encoded by the exons ATGGCTCTGGTTACTCTTCAGCGGTCCCCGACTCCCAGTGCCGCGTCTTCGGCCAGCACTGCTACTACGGCCGCGGGGGAG GACTTTGGTAGTGATGATGAAAGACGAGCCAACCAGAG TCTAAGTGAGAGCTTCTTCATGGTGAAGGGGGCTGCCCTTTTCTTGCAGCAGGGCAGCAGTCATCCAAACCAGAAAAGTCATCCTCAATACAAACATGCAG GTGATCTTCCTCAGCACCTGCAGGTGATGATAAATATTCTCCGCTCAGAGGACAGAATCAAACTG GCAGTGCGGCTGGAGAGCGCATGGTCTGATCGAGTGAGGTACATGGTTGTTGTGTACACCAGTGGTCGACAGGACACGGAGGAAAACATTTTACTGGGAATTGACTTTACCAACAAAGATTG TAAAAGCTGTTCAGTAGGCATGGTTCTACCTTTGTGGAGTGATGCAAAGATTCATCTGGATGGAGATGG GGGTTTCACAGTGAGCACAGCAAATAGGACTCATGTTTTTAAACCTGTGTCCGTGCAAGCCATGTG GTCGGCACTCCAGGTGTTGCACAAAGCGTGCGAGGTGTCACGCCGATTCAACTACTTCCCGGGAGGAATGTCCCTCACCTGGACAGGCTACTATGACAGTTGTATTTCATCGGAACAGAGCTGCATCAATGAGTGGAATGCCATGAAGGACTTGGAGACAACAAGACCGGATTCTCCAATCATGTTTGATGACAA GCCTACACAGAGGGAAAGAACAGAATGTCTCATTAAATCTACACTCAGAAGCATTATGACATGCCAAGATCTGGAGAACGTGACTTGTAAACAG ATCCGCACAGAGTTGGAGCAGCACATGAACTGTAACCTCAAAGAGTATAAAGAGTTTATTGACAATGAAATGCTGCTGATATTGGGTCAGATGGACAAAGCCACTCTCATCTTTGATCATGTTTACCTG GGATCTGAATGGAATGCATCTAATTTGGAGGAGCTTAAAGAAACAGG GGTGGGCTATATTCTCAATGTTACTAGGGAGATTGATAACTTTTTTCCTGGTACATTTAATTATCACAATGTAAGAGTCTATGATGAAGACTCCACTGACCTCTTGGCCCATTGGAATGACACATACAACTTCATTGTCAAAGCAAA AAAGAATCACTCAAAATGTCTTGTCCACTGTAAGATGGGTGTCAGCCGATCAGCATCCACTGTCATTGCATACGCAATGAAGGAATATGGTTGGTCGCTAGAGAAATCTTACAATTTTGTTAAGCAGAAACGAAGTATTACACGTCCAAATGCTGGTTTTATGAAACAACTAGCGGAATATGAAGGCATTTTGGATGCCAG taaacaACGGCACAATAAGCTGTGGCAGCCAGGCTTGGACTGTGAGATGTCTGAAGGGATGCTGGTCACAGGTCAGTGTGAAGCAGACGAGCACGTGATGCCGGAGCCGTCCATGTCTCCTTGCTGTGAAGAAGCGCTGTCAGATAAAGGGGCTGCTTGTCTGCCACGCCCTACTGTTTCTCTACAAATTGACCCAGCCtataacaattattattttcGCCGACTATCAGACTCGGCACTAGATAGTGAACCCTCAACCCCAGTGCGTGGACCTCCCCTTTTGGGTATGGAAAGGGTGTTCATAGAGATTGAAGATGTGGAGCGGGACGCATTACTGGACGATGAGTCTTTTGTTGGACAAGAAGGCCTGCCCCTGTCACACTTTGGGCCCTCAGCTGAGTGCACCTCTGCTCAAACAGGCAGCCGTGGGGCTGAGCCTCTGGAAGAACTACGCAAGAGGCTAGAGTGTAGTACagtggaagaggaggatgaggaagaagCACAAAAGGAAGAAGCAGAAATGGAGGTGCTTATGCAACCAGaaaaagaaagtgagagaacGGAAGGAGACAGTGATGGAAATGGGATGGACCTAGCAGCAATGAATGACAactcaaacaacaacaactttttgAGCTTACCACCCAACCCCACT GACTGTATTTCAGAAAGACTGGTTCCATCTGTTGATTGCTGTGAATCCATGGACTCTCCCTCCCTGACTACACTTTGCCTTAACTGGAGTCCTAGCAGGGTCTTTAGTGCTTCAGTCTGTTCTGTCCAGTCTACCTCTGAGGGCTTTGCGTCCCCAGCCGGTGAGGTTGGTCCCTGGTGTAAATGTGCCAACTGTGCCCTCTCGCCTAATGGAACTCATGATGACAAAAAAGTTAAATCTCAAAAGTCTGAGAGTAAGATGAGGCATACAGCTGAAGATTTTTCTGAGACTTTGCCCAAACTTATGAAGCTGGATTATCAAGAGGAGAAGCTTGCGCTAGCCTATCCGGGACAACAACAGGAGACTCTTGTGCAACTTAGAAAGTCTGGCTTGGTTCGCCGCCGTGCTGAAAGACTAGAAAGACTTTCTGGGTTAACTCAAGAACATTTGTCACCCCTGAAGCCTTTGCACACATGTCAAATGTCCAAAAAGATCTCCTTTCATTCTGGTGAAGAGGAGTTTTCTTGTGTCACAGGAGATTTCTCCTCAACGCCATGCCATCGCCAAGTGCATTTAGAGCCATTGCTGTTGCCATTGAACAACGAGGCCTTGATGGGGTTAGTGGATTCTGGTTTGCTCACACCAGCCTCCTCTCCTCGTGGCTCCACATTGACGCGCAGCTCCAGCAGTGAGAGTCTGAGCAGTGTCAAAGGCAGGCCCGGTCTGGTGCGTCAGAGAGCACAGGAAATAGAGACCCGCATGCGCCTTGCCGGCCTAACACTGCCCTCAAAGCTGAAACGCTCCAACTCGCTGGCCAAATTAGATGGCCTTAACTTCTCCTCTGAAGACCTATGTTCAGGTTGTTCATCTGATGCAGGGACACTGTTGctactctctctgtctcatgaaCAAGAGTCTGGTCTAAAGTGGCACTCCAACCCTGCCTCAACCTTCTCTGAGCTATGCAAGGAGTATCAAAGTCCAGAGAAAAGACTAGCCTGGGAGCCACACAGCTGA